The following coding sequences lie in one Cydia strobilella chromosome 20, ilCydStro3.1, whole genome shotgun sequence genomic window:
- the LOC134750561 gene encoding cytochrome b-c1 complex subunit 6, mitochondrial-like produces the protein MGGKKDEEEEEEQLELWSAEANDQLVRERGKCLTQNHHVQVIFKELEECQKRVKGKDYTAETCHQEMKDLMEAVDHCVGDKAFLLLK, from the exons ATGGGTGGGAAAAAAGACGAGGAGGAAGAGGAAGAACAATTGGAACTATGGAGTGCA GAGGCGAATGACCAGTTGGTCAGAGAACGTGGAAAATGCCTGACAC AGAACCATCACGTGCAAGTGATCTTTAAAGAGCTGGAAGAATGTCAGAAACGAGTGAAGGGTAAGGACTACACAGCGGAGACCTGCCACCAGGAGATGAAGGACCTGATGGAGGCCGTGGACCACTGCGTTGGCGACAAGGCGTTCCTTTTGTTGAAATAA